A portion of the Malania oleifera isolate guangnan ecotype guangnan chromosome 3, ASM2987363v1, whole genome shotgun sequence genome contains these proteins:
- the LOC131151702 gene encoding dihydrolipoyl dehydrogenase 1, mitochondrial encodes MAMASFARRKATALFSKNLYGSSDALRFSFSLTRGFASSGSEENDVVVIGGGPGGYVAAIKAAQLGLKTTCVEKRGTLGGTCLNVGCIPSKALLHSSHLYHEAKHSFASHGVKFPSVEVDLPAMMAQKDKAVANLTRGIEGLFKKNKVNYVKGYGKFVSPSEVSVDTLDGGNTVVKGKNIIIATGSDVKSLPGITIDEKKIVSSTGALALTEIPKKLVVIGAGYIGLEMGSVWCRLGSEVTVVEFASDIVPTMDGEIRKQFQRSLEKQKMKFMLKTKVVGVDTSGDGVKLTLEPAAGGDQSTLEADVVLVSAGRSPFTNGLGLDKIGVETDKIGRIPVDKRFSTNVQGVYAIGDVIPGPMLAHKAEEDGVACVEFIAGKEGHVDYDKVPGVVYTHPEVASVGKTEEQVKELGVSYRVGKFPFLANSRAKAIDDAEGLVKIVAEKETDEILGVHIMAPNAGELIHEAVLALQYGASSEDIARTCHAHPTMSEALKEAAMATYDKPIHI; translated from the exons ATGGCGATGGCAAGCTTTGCCAGACGAAAGGCTACAGCCCTCTTCTCCAAGAACCTCTATGGTTCTTCTGATGCTCTCAGATTCTCTTTCTCGCTGACTAGGGGTTTCGCCTCCTCGGGATCCGAGGAGAACGACGTCGTCGTGATCGGAGGCGGTCCCGGCGGCTATGTCGCCGCCATCAAGGCTGCTCAGCTCGGCCTCAAGACCACTTGCGTCGAGAAGCGCGGCACTCTTGGCGGCACGTGCCTCAACGTCGGCTGCATCCCTTCTAAG GCGCTTCTTCATTCCTCCCACTTGTACCATGAAGCTAAGCATTCATTTGCCAGCCATGGAGTGAAGTTTCCTTCTGTTGAGGTTGATCTACCTGCTATGATGGCTCAAAAAGATAAAGCTGTAGCAAATCTAACACGGGGTATTGAAGGTCTCTTCAAGAAAAACAAAGTGAATTATGTAAAAGGCTACGGCAAGTTTGTCTCCCCCTCCGAAGTTTCTGTTGACACCCTTGATGGTGGGAACACTGTTGTGAAAGGCAAGAACATCATAATTGCTACTGGATCTGATGTCAAGTCTCTACCTGGCATTACCATTGATGAGAAAAAAATTGTATCATCAACTGGAGCTTTGGCTTTGACAGAAATTCCCAAGAAACTTGTCGTCATTGGCGCAGGCTATATTGGCCTGGAGATGGGTTCGGTCTGGTGTCGACTTGGCTCAGAAGTCACTGTCGTTGAATTTGCATCAGACATTGTTCCAACCATGGATGGTGAAATCCGTAAGCAATTTCAACGATCCCTTGAAAAGCAAAAAATGAAGTTCATGCTCAAAACGAAGGTTGTAGGGGTCGATACCTCTGGAGATGGTGTGAAGTTGACCCTCGAACCAGCAGCTGGTGGTGaccagagcacacttgaagctgATGTTGTTCTTGTTTCAGCTGGTAGGAGTCCGTTCACAAACGGACTTGGGCTGGACAAGATTGGGGTTGAAACTGATAAGATTGGACGGATTCCGGTTGATAAACGATTTTCTACTAATGTGCAGGGTGTTTACGCCATCGGGGACGTGATCCCTGGACCAATGCTAGCCCACAAGGCAGAAGAGGATGGGGTTGCTTGTGTGGAGTTCATTGCAGGCAAGGAAGGTCATGTGGACTACGATAAGGTGCCTGGGGTGGTTTATACGCATCCAGAGGTGGCATCTGTTGGAAAAACAGAGGAGCAAGTGAAAGAACTCGGGGTCAGTTATCGTGTTGGGAAGTTCCCTTTCTTGGCAAACAGCAGGGCCAAGGCCATCGATGATGCTGAAGGTTTGGTTAAGATAGTGGCTGAGAAGGAAACCGATGAGATCTTGGGAGTCCATATCATGGCACCCAATGCTGGAGAACTCATTCACGAGGCAGTTTTGGCATTGCAATATGGAGCATCGAGTGAGGATATTGCACGAACCTGCCATGCTCATCCAACAATGAGCGAAGCATTGAAAGAAGCTGCTATGGCCACATATGACAAGCCCATTCACATCTAG
- the LOC131151703 gene encoding uncharacterized protein LOC131151703 isoform X1 — protein sequence MCPKYCNHSTVGDLGRKDGLTVDSAEVASVPSMEAQAEEAERKARIDAMWEQMNKGISTKAPKSFSSKPTSIVNRTSQKTSPGWMTYLGLAPKNAGSLVQDGSRKNTHMNQNGTNDETKRLAAAALSNVKDAAAAPSGRGKVEVTEVRDFAGEEIEVKKLVDAESKEASEKARAAAGPPSAVDAVLEQIRKKPKLSVLDKTKKDWGEFKDENKGLEEELDAYKKSSNQYLEKLSFLQRTDYREFERERDARLALQARRRPDMQEP from the exons ATGTGCCCAAAGTATTGTAACCATTCCACTGTAG GTGATTTGGGGAGAAAAGATGGGTTAACAGTGGATTCTGCTGAAGTTGCTTCTGTTCCCAGCATGGAGGCACAGGCTGAAGAAGCTG AAAGGAAAGCTCGGATAGATGCAATGTGGGAACAGATGAATAAAGGAATATCTACCAAAGCTCCCAAATCCTTTTCAAGCAAGCCTACTTCAATTGTGAATAGAACTTCACAAAAAACTTCCCCT GGTTGGATGACGTATTTGGGACTGGCGCCAAAAAATGCAGGATCCCTTGTGCAAGATGGATCACGCAAGAACACACACATGAATCAGAATGGCACGAATGACGAGACCAAGAGACTTGCTGCTGCTGCTCTCTCAAATGTTAAGGATGCTGCTGCTGCCCCTTCTGGAAGGGGGAAAGTCGAG GTCACTGAGGTTCGGGACTTTGCAGGTGAAGAGATCGAAGTGAAGAAGCTTGTTGATGCAGAATCAAAGGAAGCATCCGAAAAGGCCAGGGCTGCTGCTGGTCCACCTTCAGCTGTAGATGCAGTTCTTGAACAAATTAGGAAGAAACCAAAGCTCAGTGTGCTTGACAAGACAAAAAAGGACTGGGGGGAGTTCAAGGATGAAAACAAGGGACTGGAAGAGGAGTTGGATGCTTACAAAAAAAGCTCAAACCAGTATTTGGAGAAGTTATCATTCCTGCAGCGAACAGATTATCGAGAATTTGAACGGGAGAGAGATGCTCGACTGGCATTGCAAGCCAGGAGGCGGCCAGATATGCAGGAGCCATGA
- the LOC131151703 gene encoding uncharacterized protein LOC131151703 isoform X3 codes for MEAQAEEAERKARIDAMWEQMNKGISTKAPKSFSSKPTSIVNRTSQKTSPGWMTYLGLAPKNAGSLVQDGSRKNTHMNQNGTNDETKRLAAAALSNVKDAAAAPSGRGKVEVTEVRDFAGEEIEVKKLVDAESKEASEKARAAAGPPSAVDAVLEQIRKKPKLSVLDKTKKDWGEFKDENKGLEEELDAYKKSSNQYLEKLSFLQRTDYREFERERDARLALQARRRPDMQEP; via the exons ATGGAGGCACAGGCTGAAGAAGCTG AAAGGAAAGCTCGGATAGATGCAATGTGGGAACAGATGAATAAAGGAATATCTACCAAAGCTCCCAAATCCTTTTCAAGCAAGCCTACTTCAATTGTGAATAGAACTTCACAAAAAACTTCCCCT GGTTGGATGACGTATTTGGGACTGGCGCCAAAAAATGCAGGATCCCTTGTGCAAGATGGATCACGCAAGAACACACACATGAATCAGAATGGCACGAATGACGAGACCAAGAGACTTGCTGCTGCTGCTCTCTCAAATGTTAAGGATGCTGCTGCTGCCCCTTCTGGAAGGGGGAAAGTCGAG GTCACTGAGGTTCGGGACTTTGCAGGTGAAGAGATCGAAGTGAAGAAGCTTGTTGATGCAGAATCAAAGGAAGCATCCGAAAAGGCCAGGGCTGCTGCTGGTCCACCTTCAGCTGTAGATGCAGTTCTTGAACAAATTAGGAAGAAACCAAAGCTCAGTGTGCTTGACAAGACAAAAAAGGACTGGGGGGAGTTCAAGGATGAAAACAAGGGACTGGAAGAGGAGTTGGATGCTTACAAAAAAAGCTCAAACCAGTATTTGGAGAAGTTATCATTCCTGCAGCGAACAGATTATCGAGAATTTGAACGGGAGAGAGATGCTCGACTGGCATTGCAAGCCAGGAGGCGGCCAGATATGCAGGAGCCATGA
- the LOC131151703 gene encoding uncharacterized protein LOC131151703 isoform X2, with protein MATSRVPGPSGDLGRKDGLTVDSAEVASVPSMEAQAEEAERKARIDAMWEQMNKGISTKAPKSFSSKPTSIVNRTSQKTSPGWMTYLGLAPKNAGSLVQDGSRKNTHMNQNGTNDETKRLAAAALSNVKDAAAAPSGRGKVEVTEVRDFAGEEIEVKKLVDAESKEASEKARAAAGPPSAVDAVLEQIRKKPKLSVLDKTKKDWGEFKDENKGLEEELDAYKKSSNQYLEKLSFLQRTDYREFERERDARLALQARRRPDMQEP; from the exons GTGATTTGGGGAGAAAAGATGGGTTAACAGTGGATTCTGCTGAAGTTGCTTCTGTTCCCAGCATGGAGGCACAGGCTGAAGAAGCTG AAAGGAAAGCTCGGATAGATGCAATGTGGGAACAGATGAATAAAGGAATATCTACCAAAGCTCCCAAATCCTTTTCAAGCAAGCCTACTTCAATTGTGAATAGAACTTCACAAAAAACTTCCCCT GGTTGGATGACGTATTTGGGACTGGCGCCAAAAAATGCAGGATCCCTTGTGCAAGATGGATCACGCAAGAACACACACATGAATCAGAATGGCACGAATGACGAGACCAAGAGACTTGCTGCTGCTGCTCTCTCAAATGTTAAGGATGCTGCTGCTGCCCCTTCTGGAAGGGGGAAAGTCGAG GTCACTGAGGTTCGGGACTTTGCAGGTGAAGAGATCGAAGTGAAGAAGCTTGTTGATGCAGAATCAAAGGAAGCATCCGAAAAGGCCAGGGCTGCTGCTGGTCCACCTTCAGCTGTAGATGCAGTTCTTGAACAAATTAGGAAGAAACCAAAGCTCAGTGTGCTTGACAAGACAAAAAAGGACTGGGGGGAGTTCAAGGATGAAAACAAGGGACTGGAAGAGGAGTTGGATGCTTACAAAAAAAGCTCAAACCAGTATTTGGAGAAGTTATCATTCCTGCAGCGAACAGATTATCGAGAATTTGAACGGGAGAGAGATGCTCGACTGGCATTGCAAGCCAGGAGGCGGCCAGATATGCAGGAGCCATGA
- the LOC131151701 gene encoding probable protein phosphatase 2C 47 has translation MIVSQEMVVAETEIICPQSIAVLDVPYLCAAKGNNLQIEDILEKPESVAVETSCFESVVSCTDIRKDTVFEFKTIEFVPKIRSGSYADIGSRPSMDDEHIRIDDLSAQLGTHFRCPWPSAFYGVFDGHGGPEAAAYIRRNAMKLFFEDAVLPQSFDINDLFLQELGNSHRKAFLQADLALADECTVSSSCGTTALTALVLGSLLLVANVGDCRAVLCRKGQALEMSQDHRPSYPPECKRVEELGAHIDDGYLNGCLAVTRSLGDWEMKFPRGSASPLIADPELRQVVLTEDDEFLIIGCDGIWDVMSNQHAVSLVRRGLRLHGDPHQSARELVMEALRLNTSDNLTAIVICLSSPDHGERVSSQRRPRLRCCSLSDEARNKLKRFLEGN, from the exons ATGATCGTCAGTCAAGAGATGGTGGTAGCTGAGACCGAAATCATCTGTCCCCAGAGCATCGCCGTCTTGGACGTTCCTTATCTCTGCGCCGCCAAGGGAAACAATCTTCAGATCGAAGACATATTAGAAAAACCGGAGTCGGTCGCAGTTGAAACGTCGTGTTTCGAATCG gTTGTGAGTTGCACAGATATCAGAAAAGATACTGTTTTTGAGTTCAAGACAATTGAGTTTGTCCCGAAAATTCGCTCTGGTAGCTATGCTGACATTGGATCCCGACCATCTATGGATGATGAACACATTCGGATTGATGATCTTTCTGCCCAACTGGGAACCCACTTTAGATGTCCTTGGCCCAGTGCCTTCTATGGGGTGTTTGATGGTCATGGGGGTCCTGAAGCAGCAGCTTACATTAGAAGAAATGCAATGAAATTATTCTTTGAAGATGCTGTTCTTCCTCAGAGTTTTGATATCAATGATCTTTTCTTGCAAGAGTTGGGAAATTCTCATCGCAAAGCATTTCTACAGGCTGACCTTGCCTTGGCCGATGAATGCACTGTTAGTAGTTCATGTGGAACAACAGCACTGACTGCCCTAGTTCTCGGAAG TCTCCTACTGGTTGCCAACGTAGGTGATTGCCGAGCAGTTCTCTGTAGGAAAGGACAGGCACTCGAGATGTCGCAAGACCACAGACCTTCTTACCCACCAGAGTGCAAGCGAGTTGAGGAATTAGGCGCTCATATCGATGATGGCTATCTCAATGGTTGCCTCGCTGTGACCCGATCCCTTGGAGACTGGGAGATGAAATTTCCTCGGGGGTCTGCATCGCCCCTCATTGCAGATCCAGAACTCCGACAGGTTGTTCTGACAGAGGACGATGAGTTTCTGATAATTGGTTGTGATGGGATATGGGATGTGATGTCCAATCAGCATGCAGTGAGCCTAGTTCGGCGCGGGCTGAGGCTGCATGGCGACCCCCACCAATCTGCTAGGGAGCTTGTCATGGAAGCCCTACGCCTCAATACATCAGACAACCTCACCGCAATAGTTATCTGCCTTTCTTCCCCTGATCATGGTGAGCGAGTTTCTTCCCAGCGGCGGCCAAGGTTGAGGTGCTGCAGTCTCTCAGATGAGGCCCGAAACAAGCTCAAAAGATTTCTCGAGGGTAACTGA